In a single window of the Sphingosinicella microcystinivorans genome:
- the rpmD gene encoding 50S ribosomal protein L30, translating into MAKIKLKQVGSPIRRTKDQRATLVGLGLNKLHRTSELEDTPEVRGMLRKVQHMVQVID; encoded by the coding sequence ATGGCGAAGATCAAGCTCAAGCAGGTGGGTTCGCCCATCCGCCGCACCAAGGACCAGCGCGCGACGCTCGTCGGCCTCGGCCTCAACAAGCTCCACCGCACGTCGGAGCTGGAGGACACCCCCGAGGTCCGCGGGATGCTCCGCAAGGTCCAGCACATGGTGCAGGTCATCGACTGA
- the rplN gene encoding 50S ribosomal protein L14 — protein MIQMQTNLDVADNSGAKRVQCIKVLGGSKRRFATVGDVIVVSVKEAAPRGRVKKGDVHRAVVVRTAKDIRRADGTVIRFDSNAAVLINKSEEPIGTRIFGPVVRELRAKKHMKIISLAPEVL, from the coding sequence ATGATCCAGATGCAGACGAACCTCGACGTCGCGGACAACAGCGGCGCGAAAAGGGTGCAGTGCATCAAGGTGCTCGGCGGTTCGAAGCGCCGCTTTGCCACCGTGGGCGACGTCATCGTCGTCTCGGTGAAGGAAGCCGCGCCGCGCGGCCGCGTGAAGAAGGGCGACGTGCACCGCGCCGTCGTCGTTCGCACCGCGAAGGACATCCGCCGCGCCGACGGCACGGTGATCCGCTTCGATTCGAACGCGGCCGTGCTCATCAACAAGAGCGAGGAGCCGATCGGCACCCGCATCTTCGGGCCGGTGGTGCGCGAGCTGCGCGCCAAGAAGCACATGAAGATCATCAGCCTTGCGCCGGAGGTCCTCTAA
- the rplC gene encoding 50S ribosomal protein L3, with protein MRTGVIARKVGMTRLFKDDGRHVPVTVLSLEGCQVVAQRTADRDGYVALQLGAGTAKAKNVAKPQRGHFGKAEVEPKAQVVEFRVAEDALVDVGAELSADHFVAGQYVDITGSTQGKGFAGAMKRWGFGGLRATHGVSVSHRSHGSTGNRQDPGKVFKNKKMAGHMGARNRTQQNLEVVGTDAARGLIFVKGSVPGHKGGWLEVRDAVKVARPGEAPYPAGVRTANNNEAAPAEVPAEAPAAVETAEGQEG; from the coding sequence ATGCGCACTGGCGTGATCGCAAGGAAGGTGGGAATGACCCGGCTGTTCAAGGACGACGGCCGGCACGTTCCCGTGACGGTGCTCAGCCTCGAAGGCTGCCAGGTCGTCGCGCAGCGCACTGCGGACCGCGACGGCTATGTCGCGCTCCAGCTCGGCGCCGGCACCGCGAAGGCCAAGAACGTCGCCAAGCCGCAGCGCGGCCACTTCGGCAAGGCCGAGGTGGAGCCGAAGGCGCAGGTGGTGGAATTCCGCGTCGCCGAAGATGCGCTCGTCGATGTGGGCGCCGAGCTTTCGGCCGACCATTTCGTCGCGGGCCAGTATGTCGACATCACCGGCTCCACGCAGGGCAAAGGCTTCGCCGGCGCCATGAAGCGCTGGGGCTTCGGCGGTCTGCGCGCCACGCACGGCGTCTCCGTCTCGCACCGCTCGCACGGTTCGACCGGTAATCGCCAGGACCCCGGCAAGGTCTTCAAGAACAAGAAGATGGCCGGCCACATGGGCGCCCGCAACCGCACGCAGCAGAACCTCGAGGTCGTCGGCACCGATGCCGCGCGCGGCCTCATCTTCGTCAAGGGTTCGGTCCCCGGTCACAAGGGCGGCTGGCTCGAGGTCCGCGACGCCGTGAAGGTGGCGCGTCCGGGCGAGGCGCCGTATCCGGCCGGTGTCCGCACGGCGAACAACAATGAAGCGGCTCCGGCCGAGGTTCCGGCGGAAGCGCCGGCCGCGGTCGAGACCGCCGAAGGCCAGGAGGGCTGA
- the rpsH gene encoding 30S ribosomal protein S8: protein MSMTDPLGDMLTRIRNGQQARKDSVLTPASKLRSHVLDVLQREGFIRGYAATDTGQALREIRIDLKYFEGQPAIQHLQRVSKPGRRVYSGAKDLPRVRNGLGITIVSTPKGVLSDAEAREQNVGGEVLCQVF from the coding sequence ATGTCGATGACCGATCCGCTGGGCGATATGCTGACCCGCATCCGCAATGGTCAGCAGGCCCGCAAGGACTCTGTTCTCACCCCGGCCTCCAAGCTGCGCAGCCACGTCCTCGACGTGCTGCAGCGTGAAGGCTTCATCCGCGGCTATGCCGCGACCGACACCGGCCAGGCGCTGCGCGAGATTCGTATCGATCTCAAGTATTTCGAAGGCCAGCCGGCGATCCAGCACCTGCAGCGCGTCTCGAAGCCGGGCCGCCGCGTCTATTCGGGCGCGAAGGACCTGCCGCGCGTGCGCAACGGGCTCGGCATCACCATCGTCTCGACGCCGAAGGGCGTTCTCTCCGACGCGGAAGCGCGCGAGCAGAACGTCGGCGGCGAAGTGCTCTGCCAGGTCTTCTAG
- a CDS encoding 50S ribosomal protein L23 translates to MAKAAKKAEIALEHYDVILSPVITEKSTQVSEHNQVVFHVAKTATKPAIKAAVEALFDVKVKGVNTLIAKGKTKRWKGQRYIRSDAKKAVVTLAEGESIDVTTGI, encoded by the coding sequence ATGGCTAAGGCTGCGAAGAAGGCCGAGATCGCGCTGGAGCACTACGACGTGATCCTGTCGCCGGTCATCACCGAGAAGTCGACGCAGGTGTCGGAACACAACCAGGTCGTGTTCCACGTCGCGAAGACCGCGACCAAGCCCGCCATCAAGGCGGCGGTCGAAGCGCTGTTCGATGTCAAGGTGAAGGGCGTGAACACGCTCATCGCCAAGGGCAAGACCAAGCGCTGGAAGGGTCAGCGCTACATCCGCTCCGACGCGAAGAAAGCCGTCGTGACGCTCGCCGAAGGCGAGTCGATCGACGTGACCACGGGAATCTAA
- the rpmC gene encoding 50S ribosomal protein L29 gives MKHADLKTKTDDQLSAELAQLKKEQFNLRFQAATGQLEKASRVREVRRTIARIRTLQNERGRAGAAAEA, from the coding sequence ATGAAGCACGCAGACCTCAAGACCAAGACCGACGACCAGCTCTCCGCCGAGCTCGCGCAGCTGAAGAAGGAGCAGTTCAACCTGCGCTTCCAGGCGGCGACCGGCCAGCTGGAGAAGGCGAGCCGTGTGCGTGAGGTGCGCCGCACCATCGCGCGCATCCGGACGCTGCAGAACGAACGCGGCCGCGCCGGCGCCGCTGCCGAAGCCTGA
- the rplD gene encoding 50S ribosomal protein L4 encodes MKIKVQTLDAKAAGDIELKDEIFGLELRADILHRVVNWQLANRRGYARAARERSDVARTGKKFGRQKGGGTARHGNRRAPIFIGGGKAHGPRARSFEQALNKKIRVLGLKTALSAKAKEGKLIVLEDLELKDAKTKALREQLGKLGITSGLFIDGDTPANFRLACANLYKVDVLPVVGANVYDILNHDTLVLTTSAVEKLEARFNG; translated from the coding sequence ATGAAGATCAAGGTTCAGACCCTCGACGCCAAGGCTGCCGGCGACATCGAACTCAAGGACGAGATCTTCGGCCTCGAGCTTCGCGCCGACATCCTGCACCGCGTCGTCAACTGGCAGCTTGCCAACCGCCGCGGCTATGCCCGCGCCGCCCGCGAGCGTTCGGACGTCGCGCGCACCGGCAAGAAGTTCGGCCGCCAGAAGGGCGGCGGCACGGCCCGTCACGGCAACCGCCGCGCCCCGATCTTCATCGGCGGCGGCAAGGCGCACGGTCCGCGCGCCCGCTCGTTCGAGCAGGCGCTCAACAAGAAGATCCGCGTCCTCGGTCTCAAGACTGCGCTGTCGGCGAAGGCGAAGGAAGGCAAGCTCATCGTCCTCGAGGACCTCGAGCTGAAGGATGCCAAGACGAAGGCGCTGCGCGAGCAGCTCGGCAAGCTCGGCATCACCAGCGGCCTGTTCATCGACGGCGACACGCCGGCGAACTTCCGCCTTGCCTGCGCGAACCTCTACAAGGTGGACGTGCTGCCGGTCGTCGGCGCGAACGTCTACGACATCCTCAATCACGACACGCTCGTCCTCACGACGTCGGCGGTCGAAAAGCTGGAGGCGCGCTTCAATGGCTAA
- the rplP gene encoding 50S ribosomal protein L16 — protein MLQPKRTKFRKAHKGRIHGNAKGGTELNFGAYGLKAMEPERVTARQIESARRAITRHIKRQGRLWIRIFPDVPVSRKPAEVRMGSGKGAPEYWVARVKPGRVMFELDGVSYEVAAGAFERAAAKLPIKTKLIARLGDQH, from the coding sequence ATGTTGCAACCGAAACGCACCAAGTTCCGCAAGGCCCACAAGGGCCGCATTCACGGCAACGCCAAGGGCGGCACCGAGCTCAACTTCGGCGCCTATGGCCTGAAGGCGATGGAGCCGGAGCGCGTCACCGCGCGCCAGATCGAATCCGCGCGCCGCGCCATCACGCGCCACATCAAGCGCCAGGGCCGTCTCTGGATCCGCATCTTCCCGGACGTGCCGGTCTCCCGCAAGCCCGCCGAAGTCCGCATGGGCTCGGGCAAGGGCGCGCCGGAATACTGGGTCGCCCGCGTGAAGCCGGGCCGTGTGATGTTCGAGCTCGACGGCGTCAGCTACGAGGTCGCCGCCGGCGCCTTCGAGCGCGCCGCCGCGAAGCTCCCGATCAAGACGAAGCTGATCGCTCGTCTTGGCGACCAGCACTAG
- the rplO gene encoding 50S ribosomal protein L15, translated as MKIHDLKDNKGARKSRTRVARGIGSGLGKTAGRGQKGQTSRSGVAINGFEGGQMPLHMRLPKRGFNNPFAKDYAIVNIGTIQRAIDEKKLDAKAAIGAAELLAANLVRKSKHGVSLLGKGELKAKLDITVARASKGALAAVEKAGGKVTTTASAETTEA; from the coding sequence ATGAAAATTCACGATCTCAAGGACAACAAGGGCGCCCGCAAGAGCCGCACGCGCGTCGCGCGCGGCATAGGCTCGGGCCTCGGCAAGACCGCGGGCCGCGGCCAGAAGGGCCAGACCAGCCGCTCGGGCGTCGCCATCAACGGCTTCGAGGGCGGCCAGATGCCGCTCCACATGCGCCTGCCGAAGCGCGGCTTCAACAACCCGTTCGCCAAGGACTATGCGATCGTCAACATCGGCACGATCCAGCGCGCGATCGACGAGAAGAAGCTCGATGCGAAGGCCGCCATCGGTGCAGCCGAGCTGCTCGCGGCGAACCTCGTCCGCAAGTCGAAGCACGGCGTCAGCCTGCTCGGCAAGGGTGAGCTGAAGGCGAAGCTCGACATCACCGTCGCCCGCGCCTCGAAGGGCGCGCTCGCGGCCGTCGAGAAGGCCGGCGGCAAGGTGACGACGACGGCCTCGGCCGAGACGACCGAGGCCTGA
- the rpsQ gene encoding 30S ribosomal protein S17, which yields MPKRVLVGQVVSDKTDKTVVVKVERRVQHPLYGKIIRRSKKYHAHDEANAYKAGDTVRIEECAPISKLKTWRVTEKVS from the coding sequence ATGCCGAAACGCGTCCTCGTCGGGCAGGTAGTCTCCGACAAGACCGACAAGACGGTGGTTGTGAAGGTCGAACGCCGGGTTCAGCACCCGCTGTACGGCAAGATCATCCGCCGCTCGAAGAAGTATCACGCGCACGACGAAGCCAATGCCTACAAGGCCGGCGACACCGTGCGGATCGAGGAATGTGCGCCGATCTCCAAGCTGAAGACGTGGCGCGTCACGGAAAAGGTGAGCTGA
- the rpsJ gene encoding 30S ribosomal protein S10: protein METQNIRIRLKAFDHRVLDQATGEIADTAKRTGAMVRGPIPMPTRIEKFTVNRSPHVDKKSREQFEVRTYKRLLDIVQPTPQTVDALMKLDLAAGVDVEIKLQA, encoded by the coding sequence ATGGAAACGCAGAATATTCGCATCCGCCTCAAGGCCTTCGATCACCGCGTGCTCGATCAGGCGACGGGCGAAATCGCCGACACGGCGAAGCGGACGGGCGCGATGGTGCGCGGACCCATCCCGATGCCGACGCGTATCGAGAAGTTCACCGTGAACCGCTCGCCGCACGTCGACAAGAAGTCGCGCGAGCAGTTCGAGGTCCGCACCTACAAGCGCCTGCTGGACATCGTCCAGCCGACGCCGCAGACGGTGGACGCGCTGATGAAGCTCGACCTCGCCGCGGGTGTGGATGTCGAGATCAAGTTGCAGGCTTAA
- the rplX gene encoding 50S ribosomal protein L24 produces MSAAKIKKGDRVVVLSGKDKGKHGDVVKSLPKDGKVVVSGINVVVRHVKPSQANPQGGLERREAPIHVSKVALEDPKTGKPTRVGFRIEKDGSKVRVARRSGEVING; encoded by the coding sequence ATGTCCGCAGCGAAGATCAAGAAGGGCGACCGCGTCGTGGTCCTGTCCGGCAAGGACAAGGGCAAGCACGGCGATGTCGTGAAGTCGCTCCCGAAGGACGGCAAGGTCGTCGTGTCGGGGATCAACGTCGTCGTCCGCCACGTGAAGCCGAGCCAGGCGAATCCGCAGGGCGGGCTGGAGCGCCGCGAGGCGCCGATCCACGTGTCCAAGGTGGCGCTCGAGGATCCGAAGACCGGCAAGCCGACCCGCGTCGGTTTCCGCATCGAGAAAGACGGCAGCAAGGTGCGTGTCGCCAGGCGGTCGGGTGAGGTGATCAATGGCTAA
- the rplB gene encoding 50S ribosomal protein L2 — translation MALKSYNPTSAARRGLILVDKSQLFKGKPVKALTEGLHKSGGRNNKGHATARGIGGGHKRRYRIVDFKRRKWDVPAVVERIEYDPNRTAFIALVKYEDGELAYILAPQRLAVGDSIVAGKKTDVKPGNAMEIGQMPVGTIVHNVEMKPRKGGQIARSAGTYVQVVGRDRGMAIVRLGSGEQRYVPADCMATVGAVSNPDNSNQNLAKAGRNRWLGKRPLTRGVAKNPVDHPHGGGEGRTSGGRHPVTPWGKPTKGAKTRNRKKASNAMIIRSRHAKKKR, via the coding sequence ATGGCGCTCAAATCCTATAACCCCACGAGCGCGGCGCGCCGCGGTCTCATCCTCGTCGACAAGTCGCAGCTGTTCAAGGGCAAGCCCGTCAAGGCGCTCACCGAGGGCCTGCACAAGTCGGGCGGTCGCAACAACAAGGGCCACGCCACGGCGCGCGGCATCGGCGGCGGTCACAAGCGGCGCTATCGCATCGTCGATTTCAAGCGCCGCAAGTGGGACGTTCCGGCGGTTGTCGAGCGGATCGAGTACGACCCGAACCGCACCGCGTTCATCGCGCTCGTGAAGTACGAGGACGGCGAGCTCGCCTACATCCTCGCGCCGCAGCGCCTTGCCGTCGGCGACTCGATCGTCGCGGGCAAGAAGACGGACGTGAAGCCGGGCAACGCGATGGAGATCGGCCAGATGCCGGTCGGCACCATCGTCCACAACGTCGAGATGAAGCCCCGCAAGGGCGGCCAGATCGCGCGTTCGGCGGGCACCTACGTGCAGGTCGTCGGCCGCGACCGCGGCATGGCGATCGTCCGTCTCGGCTCGGGCGAGCAGCGCTACGTCCCCGCCGATTGCATGGCGACGGTCGGCGCGGTGTCGAACCCGGACAACTCGAACCAGAACCTCGCCAAGGCCGGCCGCAACCGCTGGCTCGGCAAGCGTCCGCTGACGCGCGGCGTCGCCAAGAACCCGGTCGACCACCCGCACGGCGGCGGTGAAGGCCGTACCTCGGGCGGCCGTCACCCGGTGACGCCGTGGGGCAAGCCGACCAAGGGCGCGAAGACGCGCAACCGCAAGAAGGCGTCGAACGCGATGATCATTCGGTCGCGTCACGCGAAGAAGAAGAGGTAA
- the rplR gene encoding 50S ribosomal protein L18 — MGKKLTPFEQRRRRVRTGLRLKAGTRPRLSVHRSSQHIYAQIIDDAAGKTLASASTLDKGVKGKTGATVDAASEVGKRLAERAKAAGVTQVVFDRGGFLFHGRVKALAEAAREGGLEF; from the coding sequence ATGGGCAAGAAACTCACACCATTCGAGCAGCGCCGCCGCCGCGTGCGGACGGGGCTTCGGCTGAAGGCCGGGACGCGTCCCCGCCTGTCGGTGCACCGCTCGTCGCAGCACATCTACGCGCAGATCATCGACGACGCCGCGGGCAAGACGCTCGCGTCGGCCTCGACGCTCGACAAGGGCGTGAAGGGCAAGACCGGCGCGACCGTCGACGCGGCGAGCGAGGTCGGCAAGCGTCTTGCCGAGCGCGCGAAGGCCGCGGGCGTGACGCAGGTTGTTTTCGATCGTGGCGGCTTCCTGTTCCACGGCCGGGTGAAAGCGCTCGCCGAGGCGGCGCGCGAAGGCGGATTGGAGTTCTAG
- the rpsC gene encoding 30S ribosomal protein S3: MGHKTSPIGLRLQINRTWDSRWFADGDDYGRLLLEDLKIRNFVMKTLPQAAISKVVIERPAKLCRVSVYAARPGVIIGKKGADIDKLRRQLAAMTSSEVSLNIVEIRKPEVDAKLVAQSVADQLVRRVAFRRAMKRAVQSALRLGAEGIRITCSGRLGGAEIARTEWYREGRVPLHTLRANVDYAEGEAHTAYGVCGVKVWIFKGEILDHDPLAQDRIMMDAQTSGVRPAR, from the coding sequence ATGGGTCACAAGACTTCCCCCATCGGCCTCCGGTTGCAGATCAACCGGACCTGGGACTCCCGCTGGTTCGCGGACGGCGACGACTACGGCCGCCTGCTGCTCGAGGATCTCAAGATCCGCAACTTCGTGATGAAGACGCTGCCGCAGGCGGCGATCTCGAAGGTGGTGATCGAGCGTCCGGCGAAGCTGTGCCGCGTGTCGGTCTATGCGGCGCGTCCCGGCGTCATCATCGGCAAGAAGGGCGCGGACATCGACAAGCTCCGCCGCCAGCTCGCCGCGATGACGTCGAGCGAGGTGTCGCTGAACATCGTCGAGATCAGGAAGCCCGAGGTCGACGCCAAGCTCGTCGCGCAGTCGGTCGCCGACCAGCTCGTGCGCCGCGTCGCGTTCCGCCGCGCCATGAAGCGCGCGGTGCAGTCGGCGCTGCGTCTCGGCGCGGAAGGCATCCGGATCACCTGCTCGGGGCGTCTCGGCGGTGCCGAGATCGCGCGCACCGAATGGTATCGCGAGGGCCGCGTTCCGCTGCACACGCTGCGCGCGAACGTCGACTACGCGGAAGGCGAGGCACACACGGCTTACGGCGTCTGCGGCGTCAAGGTCTGGATCTTCAAGGGTGAGATCCTCGACCACGACCCGCTCGCGCAGGACCGGATCATGATGGATGCACAGACGTCGGGAGTCCGGCCGGCGCGGTAA
- the rpsE gene encoding 30S ribosomal protein S5, producing the protein MADETQIDAPEAEAVETEGRGRRGRGGQGRDGGRGRRDDRGGRGNRREARQEPGEELIEKLVHINRVSKTVKGGKRFGFAALVVVGDGKGRVGFGHGKAREVPEAISKGTAAAKKAMVRVPLRDGRTLHHDGFGHFGAGKVYVRSAPQGTGIIAGGPMRAVFESLGVADVVTKSVGTNNPYNMIRATFEALKEQASPKAVAQRRGKKIADLIGRRGDVSGAAVQVEADAVTE; encoded by the coding sequence ATGGCTGACGAAACCCAGATCGACGCCCCCGAGGCGGAAGCCGTCGAGACCGAGGGCCGCGGTCGCCGCGGCCGCGGCGGGCAGGGCCGCGATGGCGGACGCGGACGTCGCGACGATCGCGGCGGCCGCGGCAACCGTCGCGAGGCGCGCCAGGAGCCGGGCGAGGAGCTGATCGAGAAGCTCGTCCACATCAACCGCGTCTCGAAGACGGTGAAGGGCGGCAAGCGCTTCGGCTTCGCGGCGCTCGTCGTCGTCGGCGACGGCAAGGGCCGCGTCGGCTTCGGCCACGGCAAGGCCCGCGAGGTGCCGGAGGCGATCTCGAAGGGCACCGCCGCCGCCAAGAAGGCGATGGTCCGCGTGCCGCTGCGCGACGGCCGCACGCTGCACCACGACGGCTTCGGCCACTTCGGTGCGGGCAAGGTCTACGTGCGCTCCGCGCCGCAGGGCACCGGCATCATCGCCGGCGGTCCGATGCGCGCCGTGTTCGAAAGCCTCGGCGTCGCCGATGTCGTCACGAAGTCGGTCGGCACCAACAACCCCTACAACATGATCCGCGCGACCTTCGAGGCGCTGAAGGAGCAGGCGTCGCCGAAGGCGGTCGCCCAGCGCCGCGGCAAGAAGATCGCCGACCTCATCGGCCGCCGCGGCGACGTCTCGGGCGCGGCCGTTCAGGTCGAAGCCGACGCGGTCACGGAGTAA
- the rpsS gene encoding 30S ribosomal protein S19, with product MARSVWKGPFVDLHLLKKAETAQDSGARAPIKTWSRRSTILPQFVGLTFNVYNGKKFVPVTVNEDMVGMKLGEFAPTRTYYGHTADKKAKR from the coding sequence ATGGCGCGTTCCGTCTGGAAGGGTCCGTTCGTCGACCTGCACCTTCTGAAGAAGGCCGAGACCGCCCAGGACTCCGGCGCGCGTGCGCCGATCAAGACCTGGTCGCGCCGCTCGACGATCCTGCCGCAGTTCGTCGGCCTCACCTTCAACGTCTACAACGGCAAGAAGTTCGTGCCGGTGACCGTCAACGAGGACATGGTGGGCATGAAGCTCGGCGAGTTCGCGCCGACGCGCACGTACTACGGCCACACCGCCGACAAGAAGGCGAAGAGGTAA
- the rplF gene encoding 50S ribosomal protein L6: protein MSRIGKRPVSVPAGVTATLADGRLSVKGPKGELSIVTHDDISYTVEDGRIAVAPANASRRARDFWGMQRTLVQNLVTGVTEGFTKTLEISGVGYRANAQGKTLKLQLGYSHDVDFEIPEGITVKTPDQTTVEISGIDRQQVGQVAAEIRRWRKPEPYKGKGIKYRGEFIFRKEGKKK from the coding sequence ATGTCACGCATTGGAAAAAGACCCGTGAGCGTGCCCGCCGGCGTCACTGCGACGCTGGCTGACGGCCGGCTCTCCGTGAAGGGTCCGAAGGGTGAGCTCAGCATCGTCACGCACGACGACATCAGCTACACCGTCGAGGACGGCCGCATCGCGGTCGCTCCGGCGAACGCCTCGCGGCGCGCCCGCGACTTCTGGGGTATGCAGCGCACGCTCGTGCAGAACCTGGTGACCGGCGTCACCGAGGGCTTCACGAAGACGCTGGAGATCAGCGGCGTCGGCTACCGCGCGAACGCGCAGGGCAAGACGCTGAAGCTGCAGCTCGGCTACAGCCACGATGTCGACTTCGAGATCCCGGAAGGCATCACGGTGAAGACGCCCGACCAGACCACGGTCGAGATCTCGGGCATCGACCGGCAGCAGGTCGGGCAGGTCGCCGCCGAGATCCGCCGCTGGCGCAAGCCCGAGCCGTACAAGGGCAAGGGCATCAAGTACCGCGGCGAGTTCATCTTCCGCAAAGAAGGCAAGAAGAAGTAG
- the rpsN gene encoding 30S ribosomal protein S14 — MAKLSSINKNERRKKLVKQYAGRYARLKAIANDESRDETERLMARLKLAEIPRNANPTRVRNRCELTGRSRAYYRKFRLSRIMLRELANKGLIPGVTKSSW; from the coding sequence ATGGCGAAACTGAGTTCGATCAACAAGAACGAGCGTCGGAAGAAGCTCGTGAAGCAATATGCGGGCAGGTATGCCCGCCTGAAGGCGATCGCGAACGACGAGAGCAGGGACGAGACGGAGCGCCTGATGGCGCGCCTGAAGCTTGCCGAGATCCCGCGCAACGCAAACCCGACGCGGGTGCGCAACCGGTGCGAGCTCACCGGCCGTTCGCGCGCCTATTACCGCAAATTCCGCTTGAGCCGCATCATGCTCCGGGAACTGGCCAACAAGGGCCTGATCCCGGGTGTGACGAAGTCGAGCTGGTAA
- the rplE gene encoding 50S ribosomal protein L5 gives MAKAERVKPRLQTVYEEKVRAELTERFGYKNPMEVPGIEKIVLNMGVGDATQDKKRIDAALAEMMQIAGQRPVVTKARTSIAQFKLREGMPIGVKVTLRADRMWEFLDRLINIALPRVRDFRGVNPKSFDGRGNYAMGIKEQIVFPEINYDQVEKVRGMDVIITTTAKTDEEGRELLRALNMPFTDRDETQKAA, from the coding sequence ATGGCTAAGGCAGAACGCGTGAAGCCGCGGCTTCAGACGGTGTACGAAGAGAAGGTGCGCGCAGAGCTCACCGAGCGCTTCGGCTACAAGAACCCGATGGAGGTGCCCGGCATCGAGAAGATCGTGCTCAACATGGGTGTGGGCGACGCGACGCAGGACAAGAAACGCATCGACGCGGCGCTCGCCGAGATGATGCAGATCGCCGGCCAGCGCCCGGTCGTCACCAAGGCCCGCACGTCGATCGCGCAGTTCAAGCTGCGCGAGGGGATGCCGATCGGCGTCAAGGTGACGCTGCGCGCGGACCGCATGTGGGAATTCCTCGATCGCCTGATCAACATCGCGCTGCCGCGCGTGCGCGACTTCCGGGGCGTGAACCCGAAGTCGTTCGACGGCCGCGGCAACTACGCGATGGGCATCAAGGAGCAGATCGTGTTCCCCGAGATCAACTATGACCAGGTCGAGAAGGTCCGGGGCATGGACGTGATCATCACCACCACCGCGAAGACGGACGAGGAAGGCCGCGAGCTGCTGCGTGCGCTCAACATGCCCTTCACCGACCGCGACGAAACCCAGAAGGCCGCGTAA
- the rplV gene encoding 50S ribosomal protein L22, which translates to MSKAANPRRVGEREALAVATTVRGSAYKLNLVAGLIRGKKAGEALNILSFSTKAMAVDVRKVLASAIANAENNHNLDVDALVVKEASVGKSITMKRWTPRARGRSAKIMKPISRIRIVVREADEEAGA; encoded by the coding sequence ATGAGCAAGGCTGCAAACCCCCGCCGCGTCGGCGAGCGCGAGGCGCTCGCGGTGGCGACGACCGTTCGCGGTTCGGCCTACAAGCTGAACCTCGTCGCCGGTCTCATTCGCGGCAAGAAGGCCGGCGAGGCGCTCAACATCCTCTCCTTCTCCACGAAGGCGATGGCGGTCGACGTCCGCAAGGTTCTCGCCTCGGCGATCGCGAACGCGGAGAACAACCACAACCTCGACGTCGATGCGCTCGTGGTGAAGGAAGCCAGCGTCGGCAAGTCGATCACGATGAAGCGCTGGACGCCGCGCGCGCGCGGCCGCTCGGCGAAGATCATGAAGCCGATCAGCCGCATCCGCATCGTGGTGCGCGAAGCGGACGAAGAGGCAGGAGCGTAA